Proteins found in one Streptococcus criceti HS-6 genomic segment:
- a CDS encoding TatD family hydrolase, with translation MNIFDTHTHLNVENFAGKEAEEIAAARELGVTKMNIVGFDEPTIKRSLELSAQFSELYSTIGWHPTEAGSYTQEVEDMIVSHLSNSRVVALGEIGLDYHWMEDPKDVQIEVFKRQIQLSKDHDLPFVVHTRDALEDTYEVVKEVGVGPRGGIMHSYSGSLEMAQRFVELGMMISFSGVVTFKKALDVQEAAQKLPLDKILVETDAPYLAPVPKRGRENRTAYTRYVVDKIAELRGITNEEVAKVTTENALRIFGIDC, from the coding sequence ATGAATATATTCGATACCCATACTCATTTAAACGTAGAAAATTTTGCAGGAAAAGAAGCAGAAGAAATTGCAGCAGCGCGTGAACTCGGCGTGACTAAGATGAATATTGTTGGTTTTGATGAACCGACGATTAAGCGGAGTTTGGAATTGTCTGCCCAGTTTTCTGAGCTTTATTCGACTATCGGCTGGCATCCGACTGAGGCTGGTTCTTACACGCAGGAAGTGGAGGATATGATTGTTAGTCATCTGTCCAATTCGCGCGTGGTTGCTCTTGGTGAGATTGGGCTGGATTACCACTGGATGGAAGATCCTAAGGACGTTCAGATTGAGGTCTTTAAACGCCAAATCCAGCTATCTAAGGACCATGACCTGCCCTTTGTGGTGCATACCCGTGATGCCCTAGAGGACACTTATGAGGTCGTTAAGGAGGTTGGCGTCGGCCCCCGTGGTGGGATCATGCACTCCTACTCAGGATCCTTGGAAATGGCACAGCGTTTTGTCGAACTTGGCATGATGATTTCCTTTTCGGGTGTGGTGACCTTTAAAAAGGCGCTGGATGTGCAGGAAGCAGCGCAGAAGTTACCGCTGGATAAAATCCTCGTCGAAACCGATGCGCCTTACTTAGCTCCTGTCCCTAAGCGCGGTCGAGAAAATAGAACGGCCTATACTCGTTATGTCGTCGATAAAATTGCAGAACTCCGAGGCATCACTAACGAAGAAGTCGCGAAAGTCACGACTGAAAATGCTCTGCGCATTTTTGGAATTGACTGCTAA
- a CDS encoding ASCH domain-containing protein has product MVDTIKDFWARCCKELNIPEDTKHETWSFGNTKEMADELADLVNKGIKTATTSAYELYELGEWVPQIGEYNIILNGSDEPVCVTQTKVTYIMPYHLIPPEHAWHEGEGDRSYAYWKKVHDDFFTQEYQKVGKEFYEQAPMLCEVFEKVY; this is encoded by the coding sequence ATGGTGGATACTATCAAGGACTTCTGGGCTCGTTGCTGCAAAGAACTCAATATACCAGAAGATACGAAGCATGAGACTTGGAGTTTTGGAAACACTAAAGAGATGGCGGATGAGCTAGCAGATTTAGTCAACAAGGGGATCAAAACAGCCACGACCTCAGCCTATGAATTGTATGAGCTTGGAGAGTGGGTGCCCCAGATTGGGGAATACAACATCATCCTCAATGGTTCGGATGAACCTGTTTGTGTCACGCAAACAAAAGTGACCTATATCATGCCCTATCATTTGATTCCGCCTGAGCATGCCTGGCATGAGGGAGAAGGTGATAGAAGTTACGCCTATTGGAAAAAGGTTCATGATGATTTTTTCACTCAGGAATACCAAAAAGTCGGAAAAGAGTTTTATGAACAAGCCCCTATGCTGTGTGAAGTATTTGAAAAGGTTTATTAA
- the rnmV gene encoding ribonuclease M5: MENKIKIQEVLVVEGKSDTANLRRFYEVDTYETKGSAITDEDLERIAYLNELRGVIVFTDPDYNGERIRKIIMEAVPTAKHAFLNRGEAVPKSKTKGRSLGVEHASFEDLQKALSGVLGSYDDDNHFDITQSDLMRLGLLMGADSRQRREYLGEQLRIGYTNGKQILKRLELFGVTLAEVEEVMENYQKN, translated from the coding sequence ATGGAAAATAAAATTAAAATACAAGAAGTCCTCGTCGTCGAGGGCAAGAGTGACACGGCCAATCTGCGCCGTTTTTATGAGGTTGATACCTACGAAACCAAGGGTTCTGCCATTACCGATGAGGATCTAGAACGCATCGCTTATCTCAATGAGTTACGAGGTGTTATCGTCTTCACCGACCCAGACTACAACGGTGAGCGTATCCGTAAAATTATCATGGAAGCTGTGCCGACAGCTAAGCATGCCTTTCTCAATCGCGGCGAGGCTGTCCCTAAATCAAAAACTAAGGGGCGCTCGCTCGGTGTTGAGCATGCCTCTTTTGAGGATTTGCAAAAAGCTTTGTCTGGGGTACTTGGCAGCTACGATGATGACAATCATTTTGATATTACCCAATCCGATCTCATGCGCCTCGGCCTTCTCATGGGAGCTGACAGTCGTCAGCGCCGTGAGTACCTCGGTGAACAGCTACGTATCGGCTATACCAATGGTAAGCAGATCCTCAAACGCTTAGAACTATTTGGCGTGACCTTGGCAGAGGTTGAGGAAGTGATGGAGAATTATCAAAAAAATTAA
- a CDS encoding alpha/beta fold hydrolase, producing MEHVYLHGLGDSPSVWRDIATKIPSEKSSILPLGDWFDKEHPHYRQLYEGLENYCHATSEPLVLSGHSLGAILALHYAAAHQDKVSGLILISAQYKTPKWLIKVQNFIFHFMPEQTFKGLGLTKNRAIEFMNSMVDVNLEEKLSAVSCPTLVLCGTKDVPNKRAARELAKRIKVAQLEWIEGGAHQVLTSHSGQIEKAIYKFLRSQER from the coding sequence ATGGAGCATGTTTATCTGCACGGTTTAGGCGATTCTCCATCTGTCTGGCGAGATATAGCAACTAAAATTCCTTCAGAAAAATCTTCTATTTTGCCTTTAGGGGATTGGTTTGATAAAGAGCATCCACATTACAGGCAATTGTATGAAGGTTTAGAGAATTACTGTCACGCTACTAGCGAGCCATTGGTTTTGTCTGGACATTCACTAGGAGCTATACTGGCCTTACATTATGCGGCTGCTCATCAGGATAAAGTTTCTGGCTTGATCTTAATTTCTGCTCAGTATAAGACACCCAAATGGCTGATAAAAGTACAAAATTTCATCTTTCATTTCATGCCTGAGCAGACTTTTAAAGGTTTGGGGCTGACAAAAAATCGGGCGATTGAATTTATGAATTCCATGGTAGATGTTAATCTAGAAGAAAAATTGTCGGCAGTCTCTTGTCCGACTTTGGTATTATGTGGAACAAAAGATGTTCCCAATAAGAGGGCTGCCAGAGAGTTAGCCAAGCGTATAAAGGTAGCTCAATTAGAATGGATTGAAGGTGGAGCCCATCAAGTGCTTACTTCTCACTCGGGACAGATTGAAAAGGCTATATATAAATTTCTAAGGAGCCAAGAAAGGTAA
- a CDS encoding GNAT family N-acetyltransferase: protein MTYKIRKMKANEVDRLNDFLYEAIFIPEGAEKPDKEIIKLPDLQLYVKDFGSQFGDFCLVAEINQELVGAVWSRIIEDYGHINDDTPSLAVSLFKEYRGQGIGTALMREMLTLLKINGFKAASLSVQKANYAVKLYRKLGFHTVSEKDEELIMVVEL, encoded by the coding sequence ATGACCTACAAGATTAGAAAAATGAAAGCAAATGAAGTTGATAGGCTGAATGATTTTCTGTATGAAGCGATTTTTATTCCGGAAGGGGCGGAAAAACCTGATAAAGAGATTATCAAGCTTCCAGATCTGCAGCTATATGTCAAAGACTTTGGCAGTCAGTTTGGGGATTTTTGCCTGGTGGCAGAAATCAATCAAGAGCTAGTCGGTGCTGTATGGAGCAGGATAATAGAGGATTATGGGCACATCAATGATGACACGCCTTCTCTTGCCGTTTCTCTTTTCAAAGAATACAGAGGGCAGGGGATTGGAACAGCCCTGATGAGAGAAATGTTGACTTTGCTCAAAATAAATGGCTTTAAAGCAGCTTCTTTATCAGTTCAAAAGGCCAATTATGCCGTTAAACTGTACCGGAAACTCGGTTTCCACACAGTATCTGAGAAAGATGAAGAGCTGATTATGGTGGTTGAATTATAG
- a CDS encoding GNAT family N-acetyltransferase: MQIREMVIDDYDAVYQLWLSCKGMGLNNLDDSREGIAAFLKRNPTTCLVAVEDTVVVGVLLAGHDGRRGYIYHTAVNPDFRHGGIGRQLVDHGLAALQQEGIHKVALVVFDRNQAGNGFWEKCGFTVREDLVYRNKALTDIVRIDT, encoded by the coding sequence ATGCAGATTAGAGAAATGGTTATAGATGATTACGATGCGGTTTATCAGCTTTGGCTGTCCTGTAAGGGCATGGGGCTTAATAATCTGGATGATTCAAGAGAGGGAATTGCTGCTTTTCTCAAGCGCAATCCGACAACCTGTTTAGTAGCTGTTGAGGATACTGTGGTGGTTGGTGTTCTTTTGGCTGGTCATGATGGCAGACGCGGTTATATTTACCATACGGCGGTTAACCCAGATTTCAGACATGGCGGAATTGGCCGACAGCTGGTTGACCATGGACTTGCTGCGCTTCAGCAAGAAGGGATTCACAAGGTGGCCTTAGTTGTTTTTGACCGCAATCAGGCCGGCAATGGCTTCTGGGAAAAGTGCGGCTTTACCGTTAGAGAAGATTTGGTTTACCGCAATAAGGCGCTGACGGATATTGTCAGGATTGATACTTAA